A segment of the Streptomyces pactum genome:
GGGCTCCCCTGCTCAACGGCGCCGAGCTGCTGGTCCATCCCCCGGGGGAGCCGTCGCCGGCCGAGCTGGCGCGCTTCGTCAGCGACCACAAGATCACCACGCTGTGGTTGACCGCAGGCCTGTTCCAGCAGGTCGTCGACCACCACCTCGACCTGCTGGCGAACGTGCGGCGCCTCGTCGTCGGCGGAGACGTGGTGTCCCCGCGCCATGCCGAGCTGGTTCTCTCGCGGCTGCCGGGGATCCGGCTCGTCAACGGCTACGGCCCGACCGAGAACACGACGTTCACGTGCTGCCACGACATCACAGCCGGCGACACCGACCCGGTACCGGTCGGGCGGCCGATCACGGGCACCGAGGTGCGCGTCCTCGATGCCCGACTGCGGCCGGCCGAGGTCGGCGAGCTCTACGCCGTGGGCTCCGGGCTCGCCAGGGGATACCTGGGCGAGCCGGGGCAGACCGGTGCGCGGTTCGTCGCCGACCCGTGGAGTTCTCCGCCCGGCGGACGGATGTACCGCACCGGCGATCTGGTCCGCGTGCGGTCCGACGGTGTGCTGGAGTTCCTCGAGCGGTCCGACCGACAGGTCAAGATCAACGGCTTCCGGGTGGAACCAGGCGAGGCGGAGACAGTCCTGGCGCACCTGCCCGGCGTTCGCTCGGCGGCGGTCGTGGCACAGCCCGGCCCCACCGGCGCGCTCAGGCTTGCCGCATTCGTGGCACCCCATCGCGGACAGGTGGTGTCGGTCCTCGGCATGCGGCGTCAGATGGCGCAGGCGCTGCCCGACTACGCGCGGCCGGCGACCTACCGCATCGTCGACGAGCTGCCGCTGACCGCGAACGGCAAGGTCGACCGCTCGGCGCTGGCCGGCACCGTGTCGCGTGAACGTCCGGACCTCTTCTCCGACTTCGTGCCGCCGGCCACCGGGGTGGAGACGCTCATCGCCGAGATCTGGTCCGATCTGCTGGGTGTCGACCGCATCGGGATCGACGACGACTTCATCGCGCTGGGCGGCCACTCGCTGCTCAGTATGCGGATGGCCGAGGACGTTGCCAGGGAGTTCGGCGTGACGATCGCCCCGCGCGACTTCTATCTGCGGCCGACCGTGGCCGGGCTGGCGGCGCTGGTCGAGGAGCGGCGCCGATGAGGATGTCGCCAAACGCTCCGGACGGGCAGGTCGATCTGGACAGCGTCGATCTGTTCGATCCGTTCCTGCACAGCGAGGGTCACCCGCACGCGGTCTGGCGGGCCCTGCG
Coding sequences within it:
- a CDS encoding non-ribosomal peptide synthetase codes for the protein MDTVHELFSAQAAATPHKVALHGHDGALTYTQLDARADETARRLAARGIGVEARVGVLAERSLDLVVTLLGILKAGAAYVPVDPRQPDHWRARALRSASVSCLLDATGAVIEPSTPAGPAPAGDRATRAGGGNLAYVAFTSGSTGAPKGVAIPHESVLRLVRDQAYAPVEPDDRFLQFAPVAFDASTFEIWAPLLNGAELLVHPPGEPSPAELARFVSDHKITTLWLTAGLFQQVVDHHLDLLANVRRLVVGGDVVSPRHAELVLSRLPGIRLVNGYGPTENTTFTCCHDITAGDTDPVPVGRPITGTEVRVLDARLRPAEVGELYAVGSGLARGYLGEPGQTGARFVADPWSSPPGGRMYRTGDLVRVRSDGVLEFLERSDRQVKINGFRVEPGEAETVLAHLPGVRSAAVVAQPGPTGALRLAAFVAPHRGQVVSVLGMRRQMAQALPDYARPATYRIVDELPLTANGKVDRSALAGTVSRERPDLFSDFVPPATGVETLIAEIWSDLLGVDRIGIDDDFIALGGHSLLSMRMAEDVAREFGVTIAPRDFYLRPTVAGLAALVEERRR